The DNA segment GGGATCGCGCAAGGCGTCCGGCAGCCGGCCGTAGGTCCCGTTCTCGATCAGCCCGCCGACGGTGAGCTCGCCGGTCGCGGTGACACCCGCGATGCCGGACATCTCGTAGATGTCGCTCATCTGAGCCGCCGGGAATGCCGCCGCGAACCTGCTCTGCGGCGAGAACGCGACGTTCTCCAGCGACTTGGTGATCCCGAGGTCCGCCAGACCCTCGGCGCCCTCGCTCAGCGCCACTCGCAACTCCTCGGCCTCCTTGACCAGGAGCTGCTGTTCCACCCGGTCGAAGCCACTCAGCGTGATCACCCACATCGGCACCAGCAGCACCACGAGGAGCGCGGCGAGAAGCCCCACCATGCGTAACCGCTGTCCCATACGACCACTTTAGGACGTTTCATTCCATCGATCGGACTTTTGCCGCTCCCCGACCGCAACCCCCGGGACACGCCGCCACCACCTTCCGTCGCCGACCCTGGTGCGATGACCGTCACGCCAGCCGGCACTCCCCTCGCCGCCGCCGATCGCTACCGCACCGCGCTGGCCGAGGTTCCCGAGGTCCTGGAGCTCGCCGCCGAGGCCTGCCGGGCGCCGATGGCCGCGCTGAAGGTCGTCGGCGGTGGCAGCGCGCACTTCGCCGCCACGCTGGGCATCCGCACCCGCGTCGACATCCCGCACTCGGTGTCGCTGTGCCGGATCGTCTCCTCCGAGGACCGCCCGATGATCGTCGACGACGCGACCCGGCACCCGGCGCTCGCCACGCATCCGCTGGTCGCCGGCGCGGAGCGGGTCCGGTTCGTCGGCGCGGCGCCACTGCACCACAACGGGCAGATCGTCGGCGCGCTCTGCGTCTTCGACGACTCTTCCCGCCGCCGCGACGCCGAGGCGACCGGCCGCCTGCTCGCCCGGATCGCCCGCCGGGTCGACGCCGAGACCGGCCTGCGGCACATGCTCACGTACCAGCCGTTCCCGGTGGCGGTGGACAACGACGACATCGTCTCGGCGATCTCCCACGAGATCCGTACCCCGCTCGCCAACATTCAGGGCAACCTGGAGATGCTGACCGCCACGCCGGGAGCCGTCGCGCCCGCTTTCGCCCGGCGCATCGACGCCATCAACCGCAATGCCAACCGCCTCATCCGTACGGTCGACAGCCTCCTGCGAGCGGTCAACCACCAGATGCAGGAGCCGACCGGCCGGCCGCAGCTCATCGACCTGCGCGGCTTCGTGACGGCCTTCCCGGACCCCCGCCTCCACATCTCCCTGCCGGCCGAGCCGGTCCAGGTCACCGCCGACCCGAGGCTGCTCGAGGTGGCGATCGGTCACCTGCTGACGAACGCGCTGGTCTTCGGCGGCCCGGACGCCCCGGTCGAGGTGACGGTCGCGGCGGCCCCGCAGCCCACGCTGATCATCCGCGACCACGGCCCGGGCATGCCGGCCGGGGAACTGCTGACGGCCGGCATGCCGTTCGCCCGCGGTGAGCGGGCGATCCGCGACCAGCTGCCCGGTCTGGGTCTGGGCCTGTCGATCACCCGCCGCATCGTCGAGGCGCAGGGCGGCATGCTCGACCTGGACAGCGTCACCGGTGAGGGCGTCACCGCGCGGATCATGCTCCCCCGTTCCTAGAACCCGTCCCGCCTGGAGGCATGACCAGCCGAAAGGCTGAGGTCGCGGGACATCGAAGACTGCCGTCGTTGCCTTACCGTGACATTCGTGATGGTCGTCGCGACAGTGGCGTTCTGCATCGGCGGGATCCTCGTGGGTGGCGCCGGCATCTTCCTCCTGCTCATGATCGGCGACATCCGGGCACTCTGGACGCTCCACCGCATCCCGGTCGCCCCGGTCACCGCCCGTGGCCGGGTCGCGCTGGAGGGCGCCACCGAGTACGGGCCGGCCGGCCCGCAGATCGCACCCCTGAGCGGCGAGGACTGCACGTGGTACCGGGTCACGCTGATCCGCGAGCCCAGCCGCGACCTCGCCCGCGGCGACGATTCGGACCACGACGTCCTGCTGGAGATCACCTCACCGTCGTGGCCCGCCCTGGCCGACCAGACCGGCAGCGTGCCGATCGATCCCCGGCTGCTCGACCACCCGCGTGCCCTCTTCGACCCGATCCAGACCGAGCCGCGCGCCGCCGTCACCACCGACATCGAATACCGCCGGGCGACTCCGGTCCGGATGCCGCGCATCGTGCCTCCCGACCTGGTGGACGGCCTGCGCACGAGCGAACGCCTACACCTCACCGAGGTACGCGTCCCGCGCGGCGTCAAGGTGTTCGCGCTGGGCCGCCTCTCCTCATCGGGCCTGCGCCCGAGCCGCGCCGGACTGACCATGCTCACGACCCTGACCCGGACCGAGGTGATCGCCGCCCGCCGCGAGTCGATGGGCCTGGGCGGGACGCTCGCCGTCGTCTCCGGCCTGATCGGGCTGGCGCTCGCCGCCGGTTCAGCCGTCCTGCTGCTCACGATGTGACCGAGGCGTCATGTCAGTGGGACTGCCGGGCCACGGCTCGCCGCACCAGGCCTCGGATGATCGGCAGGGTGACGGCCCTCATCGTCATCTCGCTGAGGCGGACGTGGAAGCGGGTCGGCGGGGCGTACTGCGTCATGCCGCGCCGCGCCACCGCCTGCCGCCGGATCACGAGCGGGCGCAGTCCGTCCTCCCAGGAGGCGAGGGCCGCCGGGATGTCGTCGCGGCCGGCCAGCGCCGCGCCGAGCCGGTCGGCGCCGGCGAGGGCCAGGGCCGCGCCGTGGCCGGCGAAGAGGGTCACGCACCAGGCGGCGTCGCCGGTGAGGACCACCCGGCCGGCACTCCAGCGCGGCATGACGACCTGGCTGACCCGGTCGAAGTAGACGTCGCCGGGGATCGGCAGGTCCGCCGCGAACGGCACGCCGGCGAACGCGTCGCCGAGCGCCGCCGCCGGGCCGCGGGCGAGTTCGGCCTCCGGATCGGCGCAGCGGTAGGTGAAGAACGCCGCCGACCGGTCCGGCCCGAGCTCGAGGATCGACGCCGTCCGGCCGACGTCGATGTACGTGGTGGCGCCCTCATGACCACGATCGGACAACGGAAAGGCGGCGACCACGTACGGGAAATCGACCCGGAAGTCCGGGCCGAACACCGATGACCGGGTACGCGAGTGGACCCCGTCGGCGCCGATCAGCAGATCCGCTTGCTCGGCTGTCCCATCGCTGAGCTTCACCCGTACCGAGGAAGGGTCTTGATCGACGGCCGTGACCGTCGTCCCGAAGCGCACCTCCGCACGGACCCGGTCGAAGAGCGCCGCCTCGAGATCGCCCCGGAAGACGGTGAGCACGCGATCGCCGAGCGCCGCCTCGGCGATCGCTGCCGGAACCGTCAATTTCGGACTGCCGTCGGGCCGGACCAGGACCGTGGTGAAGACGCCGAGGGACTTCGGAGCGAGCACCGGGAGCAGTCCGAGGCGTTCCGCGGCGTCGTAGCCGGGCCCGATCAGGTTGACGAGGTAGCCGCTGCCGCGCCGCGCCGGGGCCTGCTCGACGATCAGCGTGCGCCAGCCGTCCTGCTCCAGCCGGAGCGCCGTGGCGAGGCCCGCGATGCCGGCGCCGGCGATTATCGCTCTCTTCATGGGCCCGAGTATGAGCATATGCTCATTCTGCGGCAACCCCTAGAATCGCCGCATGCCCCGAGGTGTCGCCGTCCCGGAAGCCCGCCAGCACCTGTTCGCCGCGCTGGAGCGGGTGATGGCCGCCGAGGGGCCGCTGACCAGCCGCGCCGTCACCCAGGAGGCGGGCGTCGCCACCGGGCTGCTGTTCACGCACTTCCGCAACTTCGACGGTTTCCTGGTGGCGTACGCGGTCGACCGCAGCTTCCAGATCGCCGGCGAACTGGCGGCCACGCTGGGCGAGATCGGACACGGCACGCCGCCGCCTTCTCGGGACACACCCGGGCACGGCACGGTGGCCGGCGCACCGCCTTCGCGGGACGCCATCCGGCACGGCACGGTGGCCCGCACCCTGAGCGACGCGATCCTTGCCATGCCCCGGCCGTCGGTGCTCGCCCTCCTCCGGCTGACCGCCCTGCGCCCGTCGATCACCGCCGAGGTGGCGGCCGTGCTGGGCCCGGAGACCGCCGGCCTGCGAGCGCTGACGCACGCCGTCGGCCGCTATCTGCGCGCCGAGCAGGACCACGGCCGCGTACCCGCGGACACCGACACGGAGTCCCTGGCCCTGGCCGTGTCGGGGGTGGTGCTGACCGTGGCACTCACCGCACCCGGCGACACCGAGTCAGCGACCCGCCGCGCGATCGCCACCATCCTGCCGGACGACCTCGTAGCCCCTGCCACCCCGCCGGAAGCCCTCGCGGCCCTCGCCGTCCGGCCGGAAAACCTGGTGCGGGAAACGGACGACTATGCCATAGATTGACCAGTGCCGATTCTTGACGACGAACTGATCGAACTCCGCCGCCAGATCCACCGTCATCCCGAGCTGGCCGGCGAGGAACGGCAGACGGCCGGCCTGGTCGCCGAGCAGCTGCGCGCCGCCGGGCTCGACGTGACCACCGGTGTCGGCGGCCACGGTGTCCTCGCCGTGCTCGACGGTTCCGCCGGCGGTCCGACGCTCGTCTACCGGGCGGACATGGACGCCGTCGACACGGAACGGGCCGTGCTCCCGTTCCCGCGCGCGGACCGGGTCTTCGACGACGGCTTCGCCTCGCGCGTACCCGGTGCCGCCCACCTGTGCGGGCACGACCTGCACACCACGATCGGCGTCGGCATCGCCCGGACCCTCGCGCAGACGCCGGTCCGTGGCCGCGTGGCGTTCGTCTTCCAGCCCGCCGAGGAACCGCTGCAGGGCGCGCGGGCGATGCTCGACACCGGACTGGTGCAACGGCTCGCGCCGCGTGAGTCCTACGCGCTGCACTGCGCCCCGTTCCCGGCCGGGACCATCGCCGTCTCCCCCGGTTACGGCCTGCCCGGCCTCGACCACATCCGGATCGTCCTGCCCGACGACGACGCCGTCGCCGGCGTCACCGGAGCGGCGGCTGCCCTGGGCACCGTCGAGTACCCGCGAAGCATCGACGAGTACCACACCCGATTCCAGTCGGTGATGAACGCCTCCCTTCAGGAATCCGTGTGTGTCGGCCAGTGGACCGACCGCACCGCCGACGGGCGGCCGGTGGCGAACGTCCTGCTGCGCGTCTGGCCGCAGGAACGCTTTCCCGCGCTGCGCGAGCAGGTCTCCCTGCTCGCCGCGGAGGCCGGCGGGCACGCCGAGTTCCCCGGCGACCCGTTCCCCGCCATGGTGAACGCGGTGGATCTCAGCACGGCGGCCGGCCATCACCTGAGCGCGGCACTGGGCCCGGAGTCGGTCCTGTGGGCGCGGGCGTCCTGGCCGTACAACTGCGAGGATTTCGCCCTCTTCCTCCACGAGGCGCCCGGCGGACAGTTCTACCTGGGTGTGGCCGACGCCGCGACGGGCATGAACGGCGCTCCCCACACCCCCGACTTCGCCGCCGACGAGCGGGCCATCGCGCACGGCGTGCGCGCCATGACGAGCCTGCTCACCCACCGCCTGACGGTCCGCGACTGAGCACCTCCCGCGACGCCGCGGCCACCTCGGCCCCGGTCGATCAGCATGTTGTCGAGGTCGAGCAGGACCAGCTCGGTCAGTCCAGGGCGGCCCGCAGCGCCGCGTCCACCTCCGGGAACTCCCATCGGAAACCGGCCTCCTCCAGCACCGCCGGCAGCACCCGCTGACTACGCCGGGCCTCCCCGCCGAACTCGCCGAGCACCAGGTCGAGCGCGAACCCGGGAACCGCCAGCAGTGCGGGCCGGTGCACCGCACGGGCCAGCGATCTGGTGAAGACGGTGTTCGTGACCGGATGCGGCGCGACCAGGTTCACCGGCCCGGACAGGTCGTCGCGCTCGATCAGGAACTCGACGGCGCGGAGCCAGTCGGCCAGGGCGATCCACGGCATCCACTGCCGGCCGTTGCCGAGCCGCGCTCCCCCGCCGAGCTTGAACAGCAGGACCAGCCGCTGCAGCAGCCCGCCCGTGCGGGACAGCGGCAGGCCGGTACGCAGCAGCACCACCCGGGTGCCCGCCCCGCCCGCGGCCGCCTCCCAGTCCCGGCACAGGTCGGCGAGGAACGTGGACCCGGCCGGCGACGCCTCGGTCACCTCGTGGTCACCGGTGTCGCCGTACCACCCGACCGCGGACGCCTGCAGCAGCGCCCGGGGACGGTCACTCTCCGGCAGGCCGGCGATGGTCCGGGCGATCGTGCCGGTCGTGTCCAGGCGGCTGGAGCGCAGCAGGTCCTTGTACGCCGGGTTCCACCGCTTGTCCCCGATCCCCGCCCCGGCCAGGTTGATCACGATGTCCGCCCCGGCGACCGCCGCCGGGTCCAACTCGCCCCGCGCGGGGTTCCAGCCACCCGCTCCGCGTTTCAGTCGCGTCACGTCGTGGCCGGATGCGGTCAGCCGGGCCGCGAGCCGGGTGCCGAGGAAGCCGGACGCGCCAGTCATCAAGATCCGCATGACCACCACAGTGCCACATCGTGCCAGGATGGTGGCATGCACGCAGGTCTTCACGCCGCGGTCTCGTTCGTCGCCACCCACGCCCGGATCCTGGAGCGCCGCCGCCTCGATCACCTGCTCAACGGCGGTCCGGCCGACGCCGTCCTCGCCGCCCTCGACGCCTATCGCAACCCGGACGGCGGTTACGGCTGGGCTCTCGAACCCGACCTGCGCTCGGCCACGAGCCAGCCGGTCGGCGCGATGCACGCCCTCGAAGTGATCGCCGAGACCGGCGATGCGTCTCGCCTCCCGGCGCTGCTCGACTGGCTGGCCGCGCACGCGAACGACGACGGTGGGATGGCTTTCAGCCTGCCGTTCACCGATCAGGAAGGCTGCGCTCCGCACTGGACCGCCGCCGATCCGGCCTCCTCGGTGACGATGACGACGCAGCTCGCCGCTCACGCCCACCGCGCCGGGGCGGGCGATCACCCGTGGCTGCGCGGCGCGACGGCTTGGTGCCTCGACACGATGGAGGCGATCACCGAGGCGCCGCACGCGATCGAGCTGATGTTCTCGATGCTCTTCCTCGACGCGGTGGCCGGCGAGACGCCGCGGGCGACGGCGCTGCTGGAGCGTTACACCGGCTTCGTCCGCCTGGACGGTCCCACCCCGGTCGCCGGGGGCGCCGAGGGCGAGGTCCTCTTCCCCCTCGACTTCACGCCGCACGACGACTCCCCGTCCCGCGCCTATTTCAGCCCGGCCGCGATCGCCGCCGACCGCGAACGCCTGGCCGCCCAGCAACAGCCCGACGGCGGCTGGGACGTGTCCTTCCAGACCTTCAGCCCGGCGGCGGCCCTGGAGTGGCGCGGTTACGCCACCGTGCAGGCGATCACAGTCCTGGGAACCCACTGAGCGGCCCCTTCCACGCGAGGTGACCGTCCGGGCGGACCAGCAACGCCACGCCGCTGTCCTGCTGCGGCGCCGCCACCCGCAGGCGGTCGGCGTACGCACGATAGGAGCCGCCGGTGACCAGCACGTGCTTGCCCTCGCGCAGCGCCTCGTAGAGGCGTTCCCCATCGTGCAGCGGGATGTCGGGCACCCGCGGCGCCTCCGGGTAGCCGATGCCGATCCCGGAGATCACCCCGGTGGCACGACGGGCCACGGCAGGCAGGCTGAGCAGGGCGGACCCGAGGGTGTTGCGGGCCAGCCTCGCCGGTCGCGAGCGCAGCATGGCCATCCGGATCAGGGCGCCACTGCTGCGCAGCACCAGCTTGCCGACCGGATGGCGCTCCTTCTCGTAGGTGTCGAGCAGCCCCTCCGGACCCCACCCCTGCACGGTCGCCGCCAGTTTCCAGGAGAGGTTCGCCGCGTCCTGCAGGCCGGTGTTCATCCCCTGCCCGCCCGCCGGTGAATGCACGTGCGCGGCGTCGCCGGCGAGGAAGACCCGGCCCACCCGGTAGTGCGGGGCCTGCCGTTCGTCACTGTGGAACCGGGACAGCCAGCGCGCCTCGGACAGCCCGAAATCGGTGCCGTGCACGCGCCGGGTCACCTCCCGGAGCTCGTCGATCGAGATCGGAGTGTCGTCGCCGACCTGGTGGCGGCGGTCCCAGGCGAAGACGCGGAACCACCCGTCGCCGAACGGCGCGACCATCGCGAAGGCGTCACCGACCGCGTTGACGGCGAGCACGTCCTCCGGAGGATCCGTCAGGCGCACGTCGGCCAGCATGATCGAGGTGAGCACCGCCTTGCCCGGGAAGGGCAGGCCAAGACTTCGGCGCACGGCGGAGTGCACCCCGTCGGTGCCCACCACGAACGACGCGGTCTGCGTCCGATCGGGGAAGTCGAGCGTCACCCGGTCGGCGTCCTGTCTCAGGCCGGTGAGGCGGGCGCCCCGCACGATGGTCGCGCCGTGCTTGACGGCCCGCTCCTCGAGGGCCCGCTCCACCCGGTATTGCGGGGTGATCAGCAGAAAGGGGAACCGGGACGGCAGCCGCGACAGGTCGAGCCGCACCCTGTCGAACAGGCGCAGGCTGCCGACCCGGGCGCCACCCTGGACGATCTCCTCGGCCAGGCCGCGGGCGTCGAGAATCTCCAGCGTGCGGGCGTGCACGCCGAACGCGCGGGTGAGGTTGGAGGTCTCGGTGCGGCGCTCGTAGACGGTGACCGGGACGCCCGCCTGGGCGAGGTCACCGGCGAGGAGGAGGCCGGTCGGGCCTGCTCCGATGATCGCGACGTTTCCGGTTTGCCAACGCATGTAGGCAAAGATAGGCGTCACTTCGAGATCAAGTCAACGCTCGTTGGCAAACAGATGTTGGCGTATTTTGGGAGCATGCCACGCCGCTCCGACGCCACCAGGGCCGCGATCCTCGCGGCCGCCCGCGAACGCTTCGCCGCCGACGGGTTCGACCGCGCCACGATCCGGGCCATCGCCGCCGACGCACGCATCGATCCGTCGATGGTGATGCGCTACTACGGCAACAAGGACGGCCTGTTCGCGGCCGCCGCCGAGTTCGACCTGCGGCTGCCCGACATGCACGGCGAGCCCGCCGACACCCTCGGTGTCCGGCTGACCGGTCACTTCCTGCACCGCTGGGAGGAGGACGGAACGCTCGTCGCGCTGCTGCGGGCGGCCGTGTCGAACGAGTCGGCGGTCGACCGGCTGCGGGCCGTCTTCGCAGAGCAGATCGGCCCGGTCGCCGCGCGGCACGCCCCCGACCCGGCCGAGGCGCCGACACGCGCCGGCCTGGTCGCCACCCAGATGCTGGGGTTCGCCCTCTGCCGCTATGTGCTGCGCCTGTCACCGGTGGTCGCCCTCGACCGGGACGAGGCGGTGGCCTGGCTGGCGCCGACGATCCAGCGATACCTGACTCTTAACTCTGATGCGGGCGTCCCGTCCCGGCCCTAGTCTCCGGGGATGCCCAGCCGACTGACAGCGCTCCGCTTCGAGGCCGACGACCCCGCACTGCTCGACGCCTTCTGGACGTCGGTGCTCGGCCGGGAGACCCTCGACGGACTCGGTTTCGCGCTCCGCTTCGTGCCCGCCGAGGAGCCCGCGCCGGACCGCAACCAGATGCACTTCGACCTGACCAGCAACCTGTCACCACAGCAGGAGACGGTGGCCCGCGCGCTCGCCCTGGGCGCCCGCCACTGCGACGTCGGCCAGCTCCCGTCGGAACGCCACGTCGTCCTGGCCGACCCGGAGGGGAACGAGTTCTGCGTCGTCGAGGAGGGCAACAGGTTCCTCGCCGGCCAGAGCACGCTCGGCGCCCTCTCCTCGGACGGCACCCGGGCGACCGGTCTCTTCTGGGCCGAGGCCCTCGGCTGGCCGCTGATCTGGGACCAGGACGAGGAGACGGCGATCCGCCCGCCGTCCGGCGGCCCGATCATCAGCTGGGGAGGCCCGCCGCTGATGGACACCAAGGGCCGCACCCGTCTCCACCTCGACCTCTCCGCGGGCGGCGATCAGCAGGCCGAGACGGACCGGCTCCTCGCGCTGGGCGCCACCTTCCTCGACCTCGGCGACGACGGGACGATCCTGGCCGACCCGGACGGCAACGAGTTCCGCCTCCATCCCTGAGCGCCATGAGGCGCCGGAATGTCGTACCCCGCTCTTAGAATCCCGCCATGGCACGAATCGACCGGGCCGGCAGGCTCATCGCGGCGTCACCGGCAGCAGTCTACGAGGCACTCCTCAGCCGCGACGCGCTGGAGAGATGGCTGCCGCCGGAGGGCATGCGCGGCCGGATCGAGCGCTGGGATCCCCGGCCCGGCGGCGGTTTCCGGATGGTGCTGACCTATCTCGACGCCACCGGCAGCCCCGGCAAGTCCTCCGACGCGACCGACGTCGTCGAGGTGGGTTTCGCCGATCTCGTTCCGGCGGAGCGCGTCGTGCAGGAGGCGGTCTTCGAGGCCGGCGATCCGGATTTCGCCGGGACCATGACGATGACCTGGCTCTTAAGACCTTCCCTTCACGGTACGGAGGTGAGCGTCACTGCGACCGGCGTCCCCGCCGGCATCAGTCAGTCCGACCACGAGGAGGGGATCGCCTCCTCGCTGGCCAACCTCGCCTCCTACCTGGAGGAGGTCAGCTGACGATCACCACGTGGACGCGCCAGGATCGCGATCGGCCAGAGGATCAGGACCAGCACGGCCAGCAGCAGATACTCCGCCATCGGCACGCGGAGGACCTCATGGAGGTGGCTCAGGCCCTTCCACGAATAGACGGCCACGACCGCCACGAGATAACCGGCGAAGATCGCCCACCGCGTGCCGGCGCCGAAGCCCAGGCCGTGCATCTGCGTGATCACGAAGACGGCGAGGAAGCCGAAGAGGAACTTGGGCCAGGCACCGTCGAGGCCCGAGTTCATCACGGCCACGAGCGTGCCGTGCACGACGACGAGGAGTTCCAGCGAGACGGTCCACCAGCGGTTCGTGTGCGCGGTCGTGAAGATCAGGCAGCTCTGGAGCAGCAGGAGGAACATGTAGAAGAAGCCGATCAGGTGGCCGCTCGTGGCCTCCATCGGGTGGTACCAGAAGGTGTAGATCGCAGCCCAGCTGAACAGGTACCCGTGGTAGCGGCGGGCGAAGTCGACGACGATGGCCGGGATCGGCGCGCGTTTGCCGGCGACCAGGCCGCGCCGCCGGTTCTCCATGATCAGGACCACGACGAGCAGCAGGACGACCGAGCCCTGCGAGCTGAAGATCGACACGTCCTGGGCGAGGCCGTCGTAGAAGAAGTGCGTCTGGACGGCGTGCAGGCCGATGAATGCGAGATTCACTCCGATGGCGAGCACATTGATCGGCTTCAGGCCGGTGGAGTAGCGGTGGATGCGCGTCTGCGCGTACCAGATGAGGCCCCAGGAAACGATCTGATGGGCCGCATAACCCAGCCACGCCGAGAATCGGGTCCACACCGTCGGCTCGGGCAGCTTCCAGTAATACCAGCTCGCGCCTTGATCGGGCAGTAGCGTCACGCCGTGCAGCGTCTGCCCGACCAGCCACACCAGACCGGTCAGCAGGGCGACCGCCGGAACGCCGTAGATCAGCGCACGTTCGCTGCGCCATGCCGCATCGTTGACCACAGGCAGCAGTATGGCGGATGCTCAGCACGCTGAACAATGAGCCTCTTCAATCTGACGAGGGCCACGCTTGCCGGCGCCGAACCACGGCCCGGCGGCTTGAGGCTCGATGTCGGGTTGAAAACGGCTCACCGGGCGTTCATCGATGGAGGGCGGCGATATGGGCCGGTACCGGCTGCGCGTCAACGGGAAACGCCGGGTGGTCGACGTCCCGGGCGACACGCCGCTGCTCTGGGCGCTGCGCGAGGAACTCGGCCTGACCGGGCCACGCTACGGCTGCGGCGTCGGCGCGTGCGGCGCCTGCGTCTCGCTGATCGACGGCGAGGCGCGGCGGCCCTGCGTCGAGACCGTCGATCAGGTGCGGGACAGCCGGATCACCACGATCGAGGGCCTCGACGATCATCCGGTTCAGCAGGCGTGGCTCGAACTCGACGTGGCGCAGTGCGGGTACTGCCAGCCCGGACAGATCATGACCACGGTCGCCCTCCTGCGCCGGAACGCGGACCCCAGCAGAAGCGACATCGACGACGCCCTCAAGGACAACGTCTGCCGCTGTGGCACCTATCCCCGCATCCGGGCCGCCGTCAGCCGCGCCGCCGAGATCAGCCGAGGCCGGAAATGATCACACGAAGAAGCCTGCTGCGGGGTACGGGCGCGCTCGTCGTCGCGGTTCCGCTGGGCGAGGCGGCGTCACTCTCCGCGATTTCACGGGCCGATTCCTCGTACGAGCCGGAGCACGTGCTCTCTCCGACGGTGTTCGTCCGGGTCGACGCGCGAGGGCGGATCGTCGCCACCGTGCCGAAGCCGGACACCGGGCAGGGCGTCCGTACGATGGCCGCCGTCCTGGTCGCCGAGGAACTCGCTGTCGAGGTCGCCGACGTGGTGCTGGAGCAGGCGCCGGGCGACACGGCACGGTTCGGCCCGCAGACGATCCAGAACTCGACGTCCAGCCGCCAGCTCGCCGAGCCACTCCGCCGGGCAGCCGCCACTGCGCGATGCCTGCTCGTCGAGGCGGCGGCGCGGCGCTGGCAGGTCCCGGCCGCCGCGTGCACGGCCCGCCGCGGGCGCGTGGTCCACCCGGATCACCGGCCGCTCCCCTACCGCGCGCTGGTCGCCGACGCCGTGGCGATCGACCCGTCGGCCGTCCCGGTCACGCTCATCCCGCCCGCCGAGTGGCGCCTCATCGGCCGCACCACCGCGGGCCGCACCGACGCTCCCGCGATCGTCACCGGCCGAGCGAAGTACGGCGTCGAGTCGGCACCGCCCGGCGCCCTGGTGGCCGTGGTCAAACGGCCGCCCTGGATAGGCGCCCAAGTCTCCAAGATCGGCACGCCGGCGACGCAGACCGACGCCAGCACGACGGCGGACGCCAGCACGGCGGGCATCGGCGGCGCGGCGGGCATCGGCGAAGCGGGTGTCGGGGCCGCGGGTGTCAATGGTGCGGGCATCGATGGTGCGGTGACGGTTGTTCCTCTCGTGCCGCCGGGCGGCG comes from the Actinoplanes sp. OR16 genome and includes:
- a CDS encoding SRPBCC family protein, with translation MARIDRAGRLIAASPAAVYEALLSRDALERWLPPEGMRGRIERWDPRPGGGFRMVLTYLDATGSPGKSSDATDVVEVGFADLVPAERVVQEAVFEAGDPDFAGTMTMTWLLRPSLHGTEVSVTATGVPAGISQSDHEEGIASSLANLASYLEEVS
- a CDS encoding (2Fe-2S)-binding protein, giving the protein MEGGDMGRYRLRVNGKRRVVDVPGDTPLLWALREELGLTGPRYGCGVGACGACVSLIDGEARRPCVETVDQVRDSRITTIEGLDDHPVQQAWLELDVAQCGYCQPGQIMTTVALLRRNADPSRSDIDDALKDNVCRCGTYPRIRAAVSRAAEISRGRK